One window of Nicotiana tomentosiformis chromosome 11, ASM39032v3, whole genome shotgun sequence genomic DNA carries:
- the LOC138901264 gene encoding uncharacterized protein, producing the protein MALKLEDPRAFTIPCTIGSADFAKALCDLGASINLIPYSVFKTLGIGKPGPTSKRFQMASHTMKSLLGVIKDVLVRVDKFILPAEFVILDCEVEYEVPIILGRPFLAMFKTLCDVEPRELTLRVGDEKVVFHVCKSMRQPNSSEVYSFVDLVTDIIVDDTSAIINIGDILEVILLYLMMMRWKVLWNV; encoded by the coding sequence atggctcttaagttggaggatccccgtgctttcacaattccttgtacaattgggagTGCCGATTTTGCTAAAGcactttgtgatcttggggcgagtataAATTTGATACCCTACTCGGTGtttaaaactttgggaattgggaaaccaggACCCACATCTAAGAGGTTTCAAATGGCCAGTCATACCATGAAGAGTCTATTGGGGGTGATTAAGGATGTTTTGGTCAgggttgataagttcattcttccggcggaatttgttattctagattgtgaggttgaatATGAAGTGCctattattcttgggagacctttccttgctatgttTAAgactctttgtgatgttgaaccCCGAGAACTCACTTtacgggttggtgatgaaaaagtggtattccatgtatgcaagtctatgcggcaaccaaatagcagtGAGGTGTActcttttgtggatttggtgaccgatattattgttgatgatacaagtgctatAATAAATATTGGTGATATATTGGAAGTCATTTTGCTCtacttgatgatgatgagatggaaggttttatggaatgtgtga
- the LOC117273234 gene encoding uncharacterized protein: MWLVNIVPVPKNDGKIKICVDYRDLKKANPEDDFPLPNIYILIDNCAKHELQSFMDCFVGYHQILMHKEDAEQIAFTTPWEVYCYRVMPFSLKNAGATYMRAMTTLFHDMIHKEIEVLCKKFIKIEFKHIPKILNEFADALATLSSMIQHPDKNYIDPINIEVPDQHAYYFHVDEDSDGKPWYYDIKREVLYRRYPNLGLLRCVDLAEATKLLEEVHAGTCGPHMNNFTLAKKTLRAGYFWMTIESDSICYVQKCHQCHIHGDFIRGPPNVLNVIGLPWPFATWGLDIIRPIELVASNGHHFILNQSSFDNASNLNSDLIREICEKFRIVHRNSTAYRLQMNGAVEAANKNIKRILQNIIDNHRQWHEKLSFALLGYRTTKRTSTEATPYILVYGTKDVILTNVESTIFESHSGSQVR, translated from the exons ATGTGGTTGGTAAATATCGTACCGGTGCCAAAGAATGATGGGAAGATCAAGATATGTGTGGATTATCGAGATCTTAAAAAGGCCAATCCAGAGGATGATTTCCCTTTACCAAATATCTATATCCTCATCGACAATTGTGCGAAGCACGAGCTGCAGTCATTCATGGATTGTTTCGTGGGTTACCATCAGATCTTGATGCATAAAGAAGATGCAGAGCAGATAGCGTTCACTACGCCTTGGGAAGTTTATTGCTACAGAGTCATGCCATTCAGCCTCAAGAACGCTGGTGctacttatatgagggccatgacaaccctcTTTCACGATATGATCCATAAAGAAATTGAG GTTCTGTGCAAGAAGTTCATCAAGATCGAGTTCAAACACATTCCCAAGATCCTAAACGAGTTCGCTGATGCTCTCGCAACCTTATCGTCCATGATCCAACATCCAGATAAGAATTATATCGACCCTATTAATATAGAGGTCCCGGATCAACATGCGTACTATTTCCATGTAGATGAAGATTCAGATGGTAAGCCGTGGTACTACGACATCAAGAG GGAAGTCCTGTATAGGAGGTACCCGAACTTGGGTCTATTAAGATGTGTAGATCTTGCTGAAGCAACGAAATTGCTAGAGGAAGTGCATGCAGGGACatgtggacctcacatgaatAACTTCACCTTAGCCAAGAAAACTTTAAGagccggatacttttggatgaccataGAAAGCGATAGCATTTGCTACGTGCAGAAGTGTCATCAGTGCCATATTCACGGGGATTTCATCCGGGGTCCACCTAATGTGTTGAATGTAATAGGTTTACCTTGGCCATTCGCCACTTGGGGCTTGGACATAATTAGACCGATAGAGCTCGTCGCATCAAATGGACACCATTTCATCTTG AATCAATCATCATTTGACAATGCAtccaatctcaatagtgatctCATAAGGGAGATTTGTGAGAAATTCAGAATCGTCCACCGTAACTCTACAGCTTATAGACTGCAAATGAATGGAGCAGTTGAAGCAGCTAACAAAAACATCAAAAGGATTCTACAAAACATAATAGACAATCAtaggcaatggcacgagaagttatcCTTCGCCTTGTTAGGTTATCGGACCACCAAGAGAACATCTACTGAGGCAACGCCATACATATTGGTATATGGCACCAAGGATGTGATACTCACAAATGTTGAGAGTACCATCTTTGAGAGTCATTCAGGAAGCCAAGTTAGATGA